In Paenibacillus hexagrammi, the following are encoded in one genomic region:
- a CDS encoding sugar phosphate isomerase/epimerase family protein — translation MGLGTLAHTVGRLPLAELTAKLSGRGVDFVQLALSKAISDIDTGLGRLSPALANHIGEQFHRAGIRIGVLGCYINPVHPDPQQRRLEIDRFKEHIRYARDFGTSIVATETGDLKTYIGVDEQKYEEIGWRILRETVEELAEEADKRGVFIGLEPVYTHTLSSTEKMVRILEEVPTGNLGVVFDPVNLLPPSSMENQDEFLDEAFAAFGSRIVLAHLKDVRLHDGKLEQVRSGLGQFQTSSFLEKLHLQKPLIDISLEQLTDETLDETFRYVRGLMHA, via the coding sequence GCCAAGCTTAGCGGCCGAGGTGTAGACTTTGTACAGCTTGCGCTTAGCAAAGCGATCAGCGATATCGATACCGGCTTGGGAAGGCTTAGTCCCGCCCTAGCCAACCATATCGGCGAGCAGTTCCACCGCGCCGGAATCCGGATCGGCGTTCTGGGCTGCTATATCAACCCGGTTCACCCAGATCCGCAGCAGCGAAGACTTGAAATCGACAGATTTAAAGAGCACATTCGTTATGCGCGGGATTTCGGCACGTCGATCGTGGCAACAGAAACCGGCGATCTGAAGACTTATATAGGTGTGGACGAGCAAAAGTATGAGGAAATCGGTTGGAGGATCCTTCGCGAGACCGTCGAAGAACTGGCAGAGGAAGCGGATAAGCGAGGCGTTTTTATCGGACTGGAGCCGGTATACACCCATACGCTATCCAGTACAGAGAAAATGGTCCGCATCCTTGAAGAAGTGCCGACGGGCAATTTGGGCGTCGTATTCGACCCGGTAAATCTCCTTCCACCTTCATCGATGGAGAATCAGGATGAGTTTCTGGATGAAGCCTTTGCCGCATTCGGCAGCCGCATTGTACTGGCTCACCTGAAGGATGTCCGTCTGCATGACGGCAAGCTGGAACAGGTTCGTTCCGGGTTAGGTCAATTTCAGACTTCATCTTTCCTGGAAAAGCTGCATCTGCAGAAGCCGCTGATTGATATTTCGCTAGAGCAGCTCACCGATGAAACATTGGATGAAACGTTCCGTTATGTACGCGGTTTGATGCACGCATAA